A stretch of DNA from Oncorhynchus keta strain PuntledgeMale-10-30-2019 chromosome 17, Oket_V2, whole genome shotgun sequence:
taatgaatgtatttgtgtTGCGTGTTCTCCAGTTCTCTGGAGGCTGGGTGGCTGCTGAAGGGATGTCTTCTGTCAGGTCAGTACCCCCAGAAGAGTGAGGGTAAGGAGCTGAAGATCCTGTTGCAGCCAGAGACCCAGCACCGGGCACGCTACCTGACCGAGGGCAGCCGCGGCTCTGTCAAAGACCGCACCCAACAGGGCTTCCCCACGGTCAAGGTGAAACGCTTTCTTTTTCCAACCATATTAAATAAACCATATTAGTCATTAAGTTGATTTGTCTGTTAAGCTGTGTTGCACTCTCAACTCTACTCACCATCTTTTCTCTCCAGTTGGAGGGTGTCAGTGAGCCGGTGGTGCTGCAGGTGTTTGTGGCCAGTGACACAGGCAGAGTGAAGCCTCATGGGTTCTACCAGGCCTGCAGGGTGACAGGCCGAAATACCAAAGCCTGCAAAGAAGTGGACATCGAGGGAACCACTGTCATAGAGGTCCCCCTGGAGCCCAGCAACGCCATGTCACTGGCGTAAGGGACTAATTAATTGAGTTAATGAAAATTGATGCGTTGTTGAAATATcagcatgttactgtgtgtttgtttcaccaTCTGAACATTTTGTAACATTGAATCTTGACAGGGTTGACTGTGTGGGAATCCTGAAGCTGCGTAACGCGGACGTGGAGGCTCGTATTGGGGTTGCCGGGTCCAAGAAGAAGAGCACCCGGGCCAGGCTGGCCTTTAGAGTCAACATCCCCCATGCTGATGGGTCTGTCCTTACCCTGCAGACCACCTCCTCACCCATCCTCTGCAGTGAGTCAACTACCACAAACACAAATAACTACTGGGTATCCAGACATTAAAGTAAATTTGGATGTATATGTGCTTGTTTGATGTTCATTCAATGCAGTGTGTTCATGTCGGGCTGGAACAAAAGCTGACACAACACGTAGCTCCAATAGTAGGCTTTTGTGGACCGCAGTTATTCATACTCTGCTGTGTCCTTCCCCAGCCCAGCCAGCGGGGGTGCCAGAGATCCTGAAGAAGAGTCTCCACAGCTGttcagtgagaggaggagaggagctcttCATCATAGGGAAGAACTTCCTCAAAGGAACCAAGGTCATATTCCAGGAGAACCCGGCAGGTACCAGCACGAACCTGCCTGTCTTCTTCCTTTCTTCATATCCCTTTCTGTGATGTCTCCTCATTGAGTGGCTTtaaaaatctatatatatatatatatatatatattgataaaACATTGATTCGTTTCCAGATGATAACTTGTGGCAGGCCGAGGCAGAGATTGACATGGAGCTGTTCCATCAGGTAGCCCATTGATATCATTGCATGAGAGATGCATACGGATCATGAGCTGACTTTGTCCTAATGATGATGTTGTTTCCTCTAGAATCATGTGATAGTGAAGGTTCCTCCCTAccacaacctgtctgtctcctctcctgtctctgtgggGGTCTACATCATGACCAATGCCGGGAGGTCACATGACGTACAGCCCTTCACATATACCCCAGACTCAGGTGTGCCCTGCTAAGAAAGGAGTGGTGAAGGGTTCACTAAGGCTCCCTCTATGGTATACAAGGCGTGTGTTTCTCTCTTGGTCAATCTGCTTTTTTTGTTCTGTCCCACACCAGAACACTCCCTGGACATGTCTGTGAAGACAGAGGGGTCTTCTCTGGCTAAGGCCTGCACCTTCCAGGACCAGATCAAATCTCTGGCCTCTGACCCTGCCCAGTCTGCTGGTGAACTGGTCAAACGACAGGAGGTCACCCCTATGGAGGTTTCCAGCAATACCCCATCCACAGCACTTTTCAAGGTAGAAATATACCAGTTATGTTTATCCCAGGATCCTTGATTGTACATTTATAGATCAGGTGGTTTGGCTGGGACGTCACTCTTCAGTGAAAGAAGACATCGGGATCCAGAGTCATTGAGCAAATTGTAGGGAAGTGTGTAGATTCTAGAAAATATTTAATTCCTCTCTTTTTGTCTCCTTCCTTTAGCCGTCATCTGACTCCCTCGTCTCGGTCCAGCAAACCCTGGAGCTGAGCTCCAGCACCCCGCCTAGCACTGAGTCCTTCCCCAGCCCCATGCCTCTCCAGCCTGGGGAGGTTgacttcccccagtccccagtcttcCCCTCCCTGGAGCCCCTCTGCACCATCCAGAAGCAGGACATCGCCCCCACcacctccttccctgtctccagCGACAACACCACCCTCCCCCCTGTCCCCCCAGAGGTACCCCAGCAGTTCCTCCGGGACCCCCAGGAGAGCCTGCCTCAAGATTCCTCCAACCCCAGCAGTGAGGTGGTGGTAGTGGGCATGTCCCAGATGGCaccccagacccagtcccagctCCCCCTGTTCCCCCAGGACGGGGTGGCACAGCTGGAGAGGGCAGTAAGGGAGCTCCAGGCAGGGGGAAGTGACCTGGTACAACAGGTTATGGAGGCAGCAGTGGCTCAACAGCAGCTCAACTCAGTGTTGTACAGCCCCACACCCTCCACTGACTCACTGCAGCAACACGTACAGGACACCATGAACAGCCTGAGACTGGGGGGAGCTGAGGGCTCTCTGGCCACACAAcacctacagatacaacagcaacagcagcagatCCTTGGCAACATAcatcaacagcagcagcagttacATCAACAACAAGTCCTTGGCAACATACAGCTACAACAGCAATTATTATTACAGCCACAGGATCAACAACTGCAGCAACAGATACTGGGTAACCTACAACAACATCAACAGtttcaacagcagcagcaggtaCTTGGCAACATACAGCTACATGATCATCAACAACTTCAGCAGCAACAACAAGTACTGGACAACCTACAACATCAAAACCAAGCACTAGGCAACCTGCAACAGCACCAGCTACATCAGCAACAGTTACAACAGCAGCTCCAGACTGAGTTCCTCCAGCCCCAGATCCACTCCTCATCTCAGCCCCAGCAGCAGCCTGTGTCTCTCCTCCAGCAGACTGGGGAGCTGCTCACCATCCAGACCTCCAGCTTCGCCCAGGAGcccccctcccactcctctcctccccagcagCTCTTCCAGTCCCCCAGGCCTCTGTCAGAGACCTCCAGCCCCCAGCACCAGGCAGCCCTGCTGCAGAACACTCTGACTGTGCTGACCAGTGGTAGCCTCAGTCAGGAGCAGCAGGCCACAGGGTCCACACTGTTCCTTTCTCCCAACACCCTCTCTAACCAGGGTAGTCAACAGCAGCTAGCGTTCCTGTCCTCCATGGAGACATCAGCCTGCGAGCCCCAGACAATGTCAATGTTCCAGGCCCAGCAGCAGCAGAGCACCCCCATGGACCATCAGCAGTCCCTTCAGCAGACACAACTACAGCAAACCCAGCAGCTTCCCATGGCTCAGCAGAGCTCCTTGTTCCAGACTAGCATTCTGCCCCCCAGCCAGCACCCTCAGCCCCAGCCCACTGGCCTCCTCCTCTGCACCGCCTCCCTCAAACCCCAGGCTCTgcccccagccctcctctttaGTACCCAGGCCCAGGGCCCCTCCATGGGCAACAACAGCACCCCTTGCCCCCAGGACACCCCTGCTTCCCTCTTGTTCTCCCAGCCCACCATGGTGGGGGTCAGGGTTGAGGTAGCCCAGACGGACCCAGTGGAGCCCATGTTATTCCAGGACCAGAGCTCCTCTGTAGGGGGGACCCCTGCCTCCAGAATTACCCCTCCGCAGGGTCTGTTCCAGGGGCAGCAACCTATGCAGGTGGGCTCCAGCTCAGTTAATGGCCCTCCCAGCCAGCAGGTGGATCTGTTCCTGCCACAGGGTTCTCTTTCTGGTCTGCAGGGCAGCATGGCTACACAGGAACTAGGAAACCAGGCTGCAGCAGGGGAAACAATCTTTGTAATGCAGAGTGGGCTGGGGGTTGTGGGACTGCAAAGTACCACATCCTCCCCTGGTAAGAGACCCCCGGAGCAGCTGTTCCAGACGGGAGTGAGCGGGAATGTTGGCCAGCCAGGAGGACAACCCAACCTGTTTGTGTTTGGCCTCCAGAACGGTGAGACTGCTTTACCTGACAGGATCAGTACTCCGCATGGACAATAGTAAAGGAATATTTACTTACTTCATATATAATACCCCAATTGATGCATTTTAAGAGTCTTTGTGTGACATCCTTCTTTCTCCTCAGATTCCTCCCAGCTGATGACGTCCTCTGGTTCTACAATGTCTGCCCAGAGCCAGCCCCAGAACCACAACCCTTTGCAGGCCAGCCACATCCAGCCTCTCATGGACCCAAACATGGCCCAGACCGCCACACCCATGCAGACTAATCTTCAGACACCCATGCAGACTGGTCTACAAAATGCCATGAGTAGCTTAGAAAATGCCTTGCAGGCCAACCTACAGACCCCAAtgcagaccaacatacagactaCCATAGAAACAACCCCCATGCAGACCAACCTCCAGACCCCCATGCAGACCAACCTCCAGACCCCCATGAGCGCCTCCCAGAACATGGAGAAGATAGAGGACCTGCTGGAGAGCCTACAGGAGCAGTGATCTTTACTGGGACCATCGATACACTGATGGGGGTTCAAGTGACTTCTTCCCACTCTATGAACCGCAGACTGGGCCAGGTTGTGTCTGCTGCTTACAATACAACCCCTCCAAGAAACACAGATATGGAGAATGGGGGT
This window harbors:
- the nfat5a gene encoding nuclear factor of activated T-cells 5a isoform X1, with translation MPSDFISLSSDLDLNSPKSLYSKESVYDLLPKELQLQPSSSKTDTPTMSQKSGGEAGPPPSASLASDAASSTSSPSPSSSQDMGDPCTTGPRPSTAPSTSAMEQPQTPLLLHHPSSAPREGSGDPVVSEMQGVEGALSTLGGGCCSGTSSGTGGEDPGAGGVGAQQQPQNTPSKRRPVLSISPPPEDLFDDSNMSCQEDPAPAGPAGPDSEHSSSIWADDSASNFSLISSSSYNDNTEVPRKSRKRTPRQRPGPKPAPPEDSMDVFDADSAKAPHFVLSQLGPDKASPKPSSLEAGWLLKGCLLSGQYPQKSEGKELKILLQPETQHRARYLTEGSRGSVKDRTQQGFPTVKLEGVSEPVVLQVFVASDTGRVKPHGFYQACRVTGRNTKACKEVDIEGTTVIEVPLEPSNAMSLAVDCVGILKLRNADVEARIGVAGSKKKSTRARLAFRVNIPHADGSVLTLQTTSSPILCTQPAGVPEILKKSLHSCSVRGGEELFIIGKNFLKGTKVIFQENPADDNLWQAEAEIDMELFHQNHVIVKVPPYHNLSVSSPVSVGVYIMTNAGRSHDVQPFTYTPDSEHSLDMSVKTEGSSLAKACTFQDQIKSLASDPAQSAGELVKRQEVTPMEVSSNTPSTALFKPSSDSLVSVQQTLELSSSTPPSTESFPSPMPLQPGEVDFPQSPVFPSLEPLCTIQKQDIAPTTSFPVSSDNTTLPPVPPEVPQQFLRDPQESLPQDSSNPSSEVVVVGMSQMAPQTQSQLPLFPQDGVAQLERAVRELQAGGSDLVQQVMEAAVAQQQLNSVLYSPTPSTDSLQQHVQDTMNSLRLGGAEGSLATQHLQIQQQQQQILGNIHQQQQQLHQQQVLGNIQLQQQLLLQPQDQQLQQQILGNLQQHQQFQQQQQVLGNIQLHDHQQLQQQQQVLDNLQHQNQALGNLQQHQLHQQQLQQQLQTEFLQPQIHSSSQPQQQPVSLLQQTGELLTIQTSSFAQEPPSHSSPPQQLFQSPRPLSETSSPQHQAALLQNTLTVLTSGSLSQEQQATGSTLFLSPNTLSNQGSQQQLAFLSSMETSACEPQTMSMFQAQQQQSTPMDHQQSLQQTQLQQTQQLPMAQQSSLFQTSILPPSQHPQPQPTGLLLCTASLKPQALPPALLFSTQAQGPSMGNNSTPCPQDTPASLLFSQPTMVGVRVEVAQTDPVEPMLFQDQSSSVGGTPASRITPPQGLFQGQQPMQVGSSSVNGPPSQQVDLFLPQGSLSGLQGSMATQELGNQAAAGETIFVMQSGLGVVGLQSTTSSPGKRPPEQLFQTGVSGNVGQPGGQPNLFVFGLQNDSSQLMTSSGSTMSAQSQPQNHNPLQASHIQPLMDPNMAQTATPMQTNLQTPMQTGLQNAMSSLENALQANLQTPMQTNIQTTIETTPMQTNLQTPMQTNLQTPMSASQNMEKIEDLLESLQEQ
- the nfat5a gene encoding nuclear factor of activated T-cells 5a isoform X2, translated to MSQKSGGEAGPPPSASLASDAASSTSSPSPSSSQDMGDPCTTGPRPSTAPSTSAMEQPQTPLLLHHPSSAPREGSGDPVVSEMQGVEGALSTLGGGCCSGTSSGTGGEDPGAGGVGAQQQPQNTPSKRRPVLSISPPPEDLFDDSNMSCQEDPAPAGPAGPDSEHSSSIWADDSASNFSLISSSSYNDNTEVPRKSRKRTPRQRPGPKPAPPEDSMDVFDADSAKAPHFVLSQLGPDKASPKPSSLEAGWLLKGCLLSGQYPQKSEGKELKILLQPETQHRARYLTEGSRGSVKDRTQQGFPTVKLEGVSEPVVLQVFVASDTGRVKPHGFYQACRVTGRNTKACKEVDIEGTTVIEVPLEPSNAMSLAVDCVGILKLRNADVEARIGVAGSKKKSTRARLAFRVNIPHADGSVLTLQTTSSPILCTQPAGVPEILKKSLHSCSVRGGEELFIIGKNFLKGTKVIFQENPADDNLWQAEAEIDMELFHQNHVIVKVPPYHNLSVSSPVSVGVYIMTNAGRSHDVQPFTYTPDSEHSLDMSVKTEGSSLAKACTFQDQIKSLASDPAQSAGELVKRQEVTPMEVSSNTPSTALFKPSSDSLVSVQQTLELSSSTPPSTESFPSPMPLQPGEVDFPQSPVFPSLEPLCTIQKQDIAPTTSFPVSSDNTTLPPVPPEVPQQFLRDPQESLPQDSSNPSSEVVVVGMSQMAPQTQSQLPLFPQDGVAQLERAVRELQAGGSDLVQQVMEAAVAQQQLNSVLYSPTPSTDSLQQHVQDTMNSLRLGGAEGSLATQHLQIQQQQQQILGNIHQQQQQLHQQQVLGNIQLQQQLLLQPQDQQLQQQILGNLQQHQQFQQQQQVLGNIQLHDHQQLQQQQQVLDNLQHQNQALGNLQQHQLHQQQLQQQLQTEFLQPQIHSSSQPQQQPVSLLQQTGELLTIQTSSFAQEPPSHSSPPQQLFQSPRPLSETSSPQHQAALLQNTLTVLTSGSLSQEQQATGSTLFLSPNTLSNQGSQQQLAFLSSMETSACEPQTMSMFQAQQQQSTPMDHQQSLQQTQLQQTQQLPMAQQSSLFQTSILPPSQHPQPQPTGLLLCTASLKPQALPPALLFSTQAQGPSMGNNSTPCPQDTPASLLFSQPTMVGVRVEVAQTDPVEPMLFQDQSSSVGGTPASRITPPQGLFQGQQPMQVGSSSVNGPPSQQVDLFLPQGSLSGLQGSMATQELGNQAAAGETIFVMQSGLGVVGLQSTTSSPGKRPPEQLFQTGVSGNVGQPGGQPNLFVFGLQNDSSQLMTSSGSTMSAQSQPQNHNPLQASHIQPLMDPNMAQTATPMQTNLQTPMQTGLQNAMSSLENALQANLQTPMQTNIQTTIETTPMQTNLQTPMQTNLQTPMSASQNMEKIEDLLESLQEQ